A single genomic interval of uncultured Pseudodesulfovibrio sp. harbors:
- a CDS encoding potassium transporter TrkG produces MRWQYVLHIIGALVACVGMTMVLPLAWGAYYGDGTAAPMALSMAITILSGALMFFVFRDPVAAKSAMTHREGMAIVALGWFAAGAFGGLPFYLGGTFETVVDCVFESLSGFSTTGSSVLTNIEAVPRGILFWRSLTHWLGGMGIIVLSLAILPFLGVGGMQLYKAEVPGPVPDKLKPRIKDTAMTLWKVYVLFSVIETILLMFGGMDFFDALCHTFGTMATGGFSTKNTSVAAFDSAYIDYVITIFMLIAGVNFSLHYLLLKWRPSAMFKDPEFRVFGVMTAVFIIIITIAVYAGGNYDSVSDSVRYTSFQVAAILTTTGFATADYELWPGITQAILLFCMFVGGCAGSTGGGMKVMRIMLLVKHSYKELFRLIHPRSVNRVKMGKTVVQDDVISGVWGFFILWIGLFVLAAFVVAGTGVDVVTSFAASLACIGNIGPGIGGVGPTDNFAWLPDTAKWVLTFCMVLGRLEIYTVIILFVPEFWRK; encoded by the coding sequence ATGCGCTGGCAATACGTGCTGCACATCATAGGCGCTCTGGTTGCCTGTGTCGGTATGACCATGGTCCTGCCGCTCGCGTGGGGTGCATATTATGGTGATGGAACGGCGGCTCCCATGGCCTTGTCCATGGCAATCACCATCCTGTCCGGCGCACTCATGTTTTTCGTGTTTCGCGATCCTGTTGCGGCCAAGTCCGCAATGACGCACCGGGAGGGCATGGCCATTGTCGCGCTCGGGTGGTTTGCCGCCGGAGCCTTCGGCGGGCTGCCGTTTTATCTTGGCGGGACATTTGAAACCGTAGTGGACTGCGTGTTCGAATCCCTGTCCGGTTTTAGTACTACCGGCTCTTCCGTTTTGACGAATATCGAGGCGGTTCCCCGCGGCATATTGTTCTGGCGCAGTCTGACACACTGGCTCGGCGGTATGGGAATTATCGTCCTGTCGCTCGCCATCCTGCCGTTTCTCGGCGTTGGTGGCATGCAGCTGTACAAAGCCGAGGTTCCCGGTCCTGTGCCGGATAAACTGAAGCCGCGCATCAAGGATACGGCCATGACTCTCTGGAAGGTCTACGTGCTTTTCAGTGTCATTGAGACCATCCTTTTGATGTTTGGCGGCATGGATTTCTTCGATGCGCTTTGCCACACCTTCGGAACTATGGCAACCGGCGGTTTTTCAACGAAAAATACGTCTGTCGCTGCGTTTGACAGTGCGTACATCGATTATGTCATCACCATCTTCATGCTCATTGCCGGTGTGAATTTTTCCCTGCATTACCTGTTGTTGAAGTGGCGTCCGTCCGCCATGTTCAAGGACCCTGAATTTCGGGTCTTTGGCGTGATGACGGCCGTTTTCATCATCATTATCACCATAGCAGTCTACGCTGGTGGCAATTATGATTCCGTGTCGGATTCCGTGCGGTATACGTCATTTCAGGTGGCAGCCATCCTGACAACCACTGGATTCGCTACGGCAGACTATGAGCTGTGGCCGGGAATAACGCAGGCGATACTGCTTTTCTGCATGTTTGTTGGCGGATGTGCCGGGTCTACCGGTGGCGGCATGAAAGTCATGCGTATCATGCTGTTGGTCAAACATTCCTACAAGGAACTGTTTCGTCTGATACATCCCCGTTCGGTCAATCGTGTGAAGATGGGCAAGACAGTGGTGCAGGACGATGTCATCAGCGGCGTCTGGGGCTTTTTCATTCTCTGGATCGGCCTGTTTGTTCTGGCAGCGTTTGTCGTCGCCGGAACCGGCGTGGATGTGGTTACATCCTTTGCCGCGTCCCTGGCCTGTATCGGCAACATTGGCCCTGGAATCGGCGGTGTCGGTCCGACGGATAATTTCGCATGGTTGCCTGACACTGCAAAGTGGGTCCTGACCTTTTGCATGGTCCTCGGACGACTGGAAATCTATACGGTCATCATTCTGTTTGTGCCAGAGTTCTGGCGCAAGTAA
- the nadB gene encoding L-aspartate oxidase, which yields MHDLRLHSDALIIGSGIAGSVAALTLADQGVDVILITAGDKLASGNTSLAQGGIVYRSEDDDPKILERDILTAGWEQNSTRAVRYLCRKGPEVLKKLFLEKYEIPFNQRKPGDWYLTKEGGHSLARILYCDDHTGRNIMEVLGSAVEAHENIRVLTKRTAIDLLTTQHHAKHLDFKYSLSNHCTGAYVFNEELGKVETILSRFTLLATGGIGQIYLHTTNTPGSIGSGLAMASRAGARLMNCEYVQFHPTAMYGGSKRGEKRFLVSEAVRGEGAILVNGKGEAFMKKRDPRADLAPRDIVTRAIMDEMLHSGDDCVYLDVSKVKHDVQKRFPTIYDRCKSIGVDMSCDPVPVVPAAHYFCGGIHVDNHGRTTLEHLYAAGECSCTGVHGANRLASTSLLEGMLWGYSVGNDMASRMNNTSPLSHKLDEAIPDWVSQGNMQNEDPALISQDWANIRNTMWNYVGVSRTNSRLSRAFSDLRKLTKDLHDFYRETAISKPLIDLFHGSQAAYIVTLAALRNKETKGCHYRAD from the coding sequence ATGCACGACCTTCGACTTCACAGTGACGCTCTCATTATCGGCTCCGGTATCGCCGGTTCAGTCGCAGCCCTTACTCTTGCCGATCAGGGGGTTGACGTCATTCTCATCACCGCTGGCGACAAACTGGCTTCCGGCAACACCTCTCTCGCCCAAGGCGGTATCGTCTACCGCAGCGAGGATGACGATCCCAAAATTCTGGAAAGAGACATCCTCACGGCAGGCTGGGAACAGAACTCCACCCGCGCCGTTCGCTATCTTTGCCGCAAGGGTCCTGAAGTACTGAAAAAACTGTTCCTTGAAAAATACGAAATTCCATTCAATCAGCGAAAGCCCGGTGACTGGTACCTGACCAAGGAAGGCGGACACTCTCTGGCCCGTATCCTTTATTGCGACGACCACACCGGTCGGAACATCATGGAAGTGCTCGGATCGGCAGTGGAAGCGCATGAGAACATTCGCGTGCTTACCAAGCGCACTGCCATCGACCTGCTGACCACACAGCACCACGCCAAGCATCTCGACTTCAAGTACAGCCTGTCAAACCACTGTACCGGTGCCTACGTCTTCAATGAAGAACTTGGCAAAGTCGAAACCATTCTTTCGCGATTCACCCTTCTCGCAACCGGCGGCATCGGGCAGATATACCTGCACACGACCAATACCCCCGGTTCGATCGGTTCAGGGCTCGCCATGGCCTCCCGTGCCGGTGCCCGTCTCATGAACTGCGAATATGTGCAGTTCCATCCAACAGCGATGTACGGCGGCTCCAAACGCGGCGAAAAGCGCTTTCTGGTCTCGGAGGCTGTACGGGGTGAAGGCGCGATCCTTGTGAACGGCAAGGGCGAAGCATTCATGAAAAAACGCGACCCCCGCGCCGATCTCGCCCCGCGTGACATCGTGACCCGGGCCATCATGGACGAAATGCTCCACTCCGGTGATGACTGCGTCTATCTGGATGTTTCCAAGGTTAAGCACGATGTCCAAAAACGTTTCCCCACGATCTATGACCGTTGTAAATCGATCGGCGTGGACATGAGTTGCGATCCTGTTCCCGTGGTTCCGGCCGCACACTATTTCTGCGGTGGCATCCATGTCGACAATCATGGCCGCACCACACTTGAGCACCTCTATGCAGCAGGAGAATGCAGCTGCACCGGCGTGCACGGTGCCAACCGCCTTGCCAGCACCTCACTGCTTGAAGGCATGCTCTGGGGCTACAGCGTCGGCAATGACATGGCATCCCGCATGAACAATACTTCGCCCCTCAGCCACAAGCTGGACGAAGCCATTCCCGACTGGGTCAGTCAGGGCAACATGCAGAATGAAGACCCGGCACTCATCTCGCAGGACTGGGCCAACATCCGCAACACCATGTGGAATTACGTCGGTGTATCCCGCACCAACAGCCGACTGAGCCGTGCTTTTTCCGACCTCCGCAAACTCACCAAGGACCTGCATGATTTCTACCGCGAAACAGCCATCAGCAAACCGCTGATTGATCTTTTTCACGGCTCTCAGGCCGCTTATATCGTGACCCTTGCGGCACTGCGAAACAAGGAAACAAAAGGCTGCCACTACCGGGCCGACTAA
- the nadA gene encoding quinolinate synthase NadA encodes MEKFAETIETVRKKMGSRLAILGHHYQADAVMAHTDIRGDSLELSRHISGLDAEHIVFCGVYFMAESAAILRREDQKIHIPDPTATCPMADMAEAGRVRQTLDILQADGRKIIPLTYVNSSAAVKGVVGEYDGSVCTSANAETMLSWAMKQGDAVLFLPDKHLATNTANTLNIPKDKRIILPAGVIDGDPKLFINPDNVKDKEFIIWPGYCPIHEEFQLETVETIRAEEPDAKIVVHPECDSSVVDASDGHGSTTFLIKYAKEAPAGSTVYIGTEENLVKRLAAQYAGEKTIRPLNVSLCEDMGKTTEENLAALLENIDKATPIDVPDDIKAPARLSLERMLEVCSR; translated from the coding sequence GTGGAAAAGTTCGCAGAAACCATCGAAACCGTCAGGAAAAAGATGGGGAGCCGCCTCGCCATTCTCGGCCATCACTACCAAGCGGATGCAGTTATGGCGCATACGGACATTCGCGGTGATTCACTGGAACTATCACGCCACATCAGCGGTCTGGATGCCGAACACATCGTTTTCTGCGGTGTCTATTTCATGGCGGAATCCGCAGCCATTCTTCGACGCGAAGACCAGAAAATCCACATCCCCGACCCCACAGCCACCTGCCCCATGGCCGACATGGCCGAAGCGGGACGCGTGAGACAGACGCTTGACATACTTCAAGCCGACGGGCGCAAGATCATTCCGCTCACGTATGTAAACTCTTCTGCGGCGGTCAAAGGCGTCGTCGGTGAATACGACGGCTCAGTCTGCACGTCAGCCAACGCGGAAACCATGCTCTCATGGGCAATGAAACAAGGTGACGCCGTACTTTTTCTCCCGGACAAGCACCTCGCCACCAATACCGCAAACACCCTGAACATCCCGAAAGACAAGCGTATCATTCTTCCCGCAGGCGTCATCGACGGCGACCCGAAACTTTTCATCAATCCGGACAACGTAAAAGACAAAGAGTTCATCATCTGGCCCGGATACTGCCCGATCCATGAAGAATTCCAACTGGAAACCGTGGAAACAATCAGGGCTGAAGAGCCTGATGCAAAAATAGTCGTTCATCCCGAATGCGACTCCTCTGTGGTTGACGCCTCGGACGGCCACGGCTCCACCACCTTCCTCATCAAATACGCGAAGGAAGCGCCCGCCGGATCAACTGTCTACATCGGCACCGAAGAAAATCTGGTAAAACGACTCGCAGCGCAATATGCTGGCGAAAAGACGATCAGGCCGCTGAATGTCAGCCTGTGCGAAGACATGGGCAAGACAACGGAAGAAAATCTGGCCGCCCTGCTCGAAAACATTGATAAGGCAACGCCGATCGACGTTCCTGACGATATCAAGGCTCCAGCCAGATTATCACTTGAACGCATGCTTGAAGTTTGCTCCAGATAG
- the nadC gene encoding carboxylating nicotinate-nucleotide diphosphorylase produces the protein MPTNTFEDFFQAEARMFLLATIRIALAEDGSDLTSMGLFTENDMAQAMIVAKQDTVVAGLPLIPMILEFGGAECQTHLNVDDGDKVSEGTMVAALQGPALQLLKAERVIMNFLCHLSGVANLTARYVKELEGTNTQLLDTRKTLPGLRFPEKYAVLAGGAKNHRLTLSDMLMLKDNHIDRAGGITQAVDALLRAHSPCPPIEVECRTLEEVEEASQCEIQRIMLDNMDTETTKTALGIIPDTIETEISGNISLENIRSVAELGPNYISVGKLTHSAPVSDFSMQFIPLA, from the coding sequence ATGCCTACCAATACTTTTGAAGATTTCTTTCAGGCCGAAGCCCGCATGTTCCTGCTGGCGACCATCCGCATAGCCCTCGCCGAAGACGGCTCCGACCTTACGTCCATGGGACTTTTCACGGAAAACGACATGGCTCAGGCCATGATTGTCGCCAAACAGGACACTGTCGTGGCCGGCCTTCCGCTCATTCCCATGATTCTCGAATTCGGCGGCGCAGAATGCCAAACGCATCTCAATGTGGATGATGGTGACAAGGTCTCCGAAGGCACCATGGTGGCCGCATTGCAAGGTCCAGCCCTCCAGCTTCTCAAGGCTGAACGTGTCATCATGAATTTTCTCTGCCATCTGTCCGGTGTCGCCAACCTGACCGCCCGGTACGTAAAAGAACTTGAAGGCACGAATACACAACTGCTCGACACGAGAAAAACCCTGCCCGGTCTGCGTTTCCCTGAAAAGTACGCCGTTCTAGCCGGTGGAGCCAAAAATCACCGCCTGACTCTGTCCGACATGCTCATGCTCAAGGACAATCACATCGACCGCGCAGGTGGCATCACACAGGCCGTTGACGCACTGCTGCGTGCCCATTCACCCTGCCCGCCCATTGAGGTCGAGTGTCGGACTCTTGAAGAAGTGGAAGAAGCCAGTCAGTGCGAAATCCAACGCATCATGTTAGACAACATGGATACGGAAACCACCAAAACAGCACTCGGCATCATTCCCGACACCATTGAGACCGAAATAAGCGGAAACATATCTCTCGAAAATATCCGATCCGTCGCCGAATTAGGACCGAATTACATCTCGGTCGGCAAGCTCACCCACTCGGCTCCGGTGTCTGATTTCAGTATGCAGTTCATACCCTTAGCGTAA
- the trkA gene encoding Trk system potassium transporter TrkA, giving the protein MRIIIIGAGEVGFHIAQRLAVENKEVVIIDKSAEALRKIAETSDVQTIRGSGSSPEVLEEAGIMDADIFLAVTDSDEINLIACFFANMLNEKVTKLARIRSGMYTNYKHLLTGEGAGITKIINPDEEVVNSVLRLMSVPGAVEINEFANGKIRLIGINLPEDSPVVGVKLMELRQKIGDEFGIVIAALVRDGELIIPSGLNTIQKDDVVYFVCDIREQEEILERLGVPSKPVREVMIIGGGNIGYKLAKALDNKYYHTRLLENRQKRCEFLSERLDRPIVLMGDSTDQDILREENIQDMDMVIAVTGDEETNILTCLLAKSLGAKSTVTRVNNFGYMPLIEPIGIDYVVCPRQSAINSLLHFIRRGKIISTVSIKGEAAEALEVIAHEDSPIIGKKVMDLAFPKGCLVLCFQRGDEVVIPRGDTVIEQQDRLIIISARNNIPKLEKALTTKVEFF; this is encoded by the coding sequence TTGAGGATTATCATCATAGGTGCCGGTGAAGTCGGATTCCATATCGCTCAGCGACTGGCTGTCGAAAACAAGGAAGTCGTGATTATCGACAAGAGCGCGGAAGCGCTTCGGAAGATTGCCGAAACCTCCGACGTCCAGACTATTCGCGGGTCCGGCAGCAGTCCGGAAGTTCTGGAAGAGGCCGGCATCATGGATGCCGACATATTTCTTGCAGTTACCGATAGTGATGAGATCAACCTCATTGCCTGTTTCTTTGCCAACATGCTGAATGAAAAGGTGACCAAGCTCGCTCGTATTCGGAGCGGGATGTACACCAATTACAAGCATCTCCTTACGGGCGAAGGGGCTGGAATAACCAAGATCATCAATCCGGATGAGGAAGTCGTGAACTCGGTGCTTCGGCTCATGAGTGTGCCCGGTGCCGTGGAAATCAATGAATTTGCCAATGGCAAGATTCGTCTGATCGGTATCAACCTGCCCGAGGACAGTCCTGTTGTCGGCGTGAAGCTGATGGAACTGCGCCAGAAAATCGGTGACGAATTCGGTATCGTTATTGCCGCGCTTGTGCGTGACGGCGAGTTGATTATCCCCAGCGGCCTGAACACGATTCAGAAGGACGATGTCGTTTATTTCGTCTGTGATATCAGGGAACAGGAAGAAATTCTTGAACGACTTGGTGTGCCGTCGAAACCGGTTCGCGAGGTCATGATTATCGGTGGCGGAAATATCGGCTACAAGCTGGCCAAGGCTCTCGATAATAAGTATTATCACACCCGCTTGCTCGAAAATCGTCAGAAACGTTGCGAATTCCTGTCCGAACGGCTTGATCGTCCCATCGTGCTCATGGGTGACTCCACGGATCAGGACATTCTGCGTGAAGAGAATATTCAGGACATGGACATGGTTATTGCCGTGACCGGTGATGAGGAAACCAATATCCTGACCTGTCTGCTCGCAAAAAGTCTTGGTGCGAAAAGCACTGTCACAAGAGTGAACAACTTCGGGTATATGCCGCTTATTGAGCCTATCGGCATCGATTATGTGGTGTGCCCGAGGCAGTCGGCTATCAATTCGCTGTTGCACTTCATTCGTCGAGGCAAGATCATCTCCACGGTGAGCATCAAGGGAGAAGCGGCCGAGGCGCTGGAAGTCATCGCACATGAGGATTCGCCCATCATCGGCAAGAAAGTCATGGATCTGGCTTTTCCCAAGGGCTGTCTGGTGCTGTGTTTTCAGCGTGGCGATGAAGTCGTCATTCCGCGTGGTGATACCGTTATTGAGCAGCAGGACCGGCTTATCATCATTTCTGCGCGCAACAATATCCCCAAGCTGGAAAAAGCGCTCACGACCAAGGTGGAGTTTTTCTAG